In Panacibacter microcysteis, the genomic stretch GTTTTTGTGGGTGTATGGCTAGTGGTGCTCATTGCCGTGCTGGTCATCGTGCAGGTGTATGCCATGCAGCTGGGCTGGTACTGGAGCGTGGCATATTGCATTGCTGCGATCATTATACCGCTGTTGTGGATTTTCAGGAAATTATTCAGCGCAAACAAACCGGATGATTATCATCGCCTGAGCACTGTTATAAAACTCGTAATGTTTGCCGGCATTCTCTCCATGATCTTCTTCAGAATTTACCGCACGTAATTTTTTATGTACCCGGCAGTTGTCTTTTATGGCATCGCCTCTTGCGTCGCACTCTTGTACTACATATCTTTTTTCAGCAGTTCCGGTTGCACCTACGCATGTTTTTTGTACCGGCTGATCTTTGTGTGAAGACCGGCTGCCGCTTAAAACCTGTGCCTGTTAAAACCATTTATGCACTAACATTGCAGCTAGTTTTTTATCAATGAATAAAATAATACTAGCCTCACAATCGCCCCGCAGAAAGCAATTGCTCGAATGGGCCGAAGTACATTTTGATATTGTTATACAGCCAACAGATGAAAGCTTTCCCGCCTCCATGCCTGTTGAAGAAGTACCTGTACACATTGCTTTACACAAGGCAAAAGCTGTGCAGTCATTACTTACGCCTGCACAGCAGGAGCAAACCATACTGGCTGCAGATACGGTGGTGGTATTGGATAACCGCATCATCGGCAAGCCGCAACACCGGGCTGATGCAATCGCCATTCTTGCTGCCTTATCAGGTAATACACACAGGGTAATTACCGGTGTTGTACTGGTGAAAGCAACGAACGTTATTTCGTTTGCAGATATTACCACGGTCCACTTCCATCAGCTAACGCAGGAACAGATTACTTTTTATATTGACAAATACCAGCCATATGACAAAGCCGGCGCTTATGCTATACAGGAATGGATCGGTGTCGTTGGCATCAAAAGCGTGGAAGGAGATTTTTATAATGTAATGGGTTTGCCGGTAAGCAGGGTGGTGCAGGAACTGGCAAAACTTTAATCCGGGTAAATGTTTGTTGTTTGAGCGTTTAATTTTAGTTTGGCAGCTCAGACAAACAAATCCCTGGACCTTTATGAATGAAAGATTGCTGCAATTCATCTGGCAGTTCCAGTATTTTAATAAAGATAACCTGCGCTGCACTGACGGGCGCCTGCTGCACATTCAGCATCCCGGTATTCCAAACACGAACCAGGGCCCTGATTTTTCAGCAGGCAGCATAATGATTGACAATATTAAATGGGTTGGTAATATTGAACTGCACATCAAAGCTTCTGACTGGTACAGTCATCAGCACCAGCACGATAAAAATTACAGCAACATTATTTTACATGTGGTATGGCAAAATGATGTACCTCTAACCGGAGACAGTAAAAGGCCTGTAGCAACTCTGGAGCTGGAGCCACTTGTTCCTGTAATGATGCTCCACTATTACGAAAGACTAATGCATGCGCAGGGTTTTGTGCCCTGCCGGAAAGAGCTGCCGTTGCTTTCAGCAATTGGCTGGCTTGGCTGGAAAGAGCGGCTGGTGGCTGAAAGGCTGCAGCGTAAAGCTGCTGTAGTATTGGATTTGTTCAAAGAGTCGGGCAACCATTGGGAAGAGGTTTTCTGGTGGCTGCTGGCGGGAAATTTCGGCGTAAAAGTGAATGCGCAGTTGTTTGAACAGGTTGCTAAAAGTATTCCGCTAAACATACTCGCGAAACATAAAAACCAGTTGATACAGATTGAATGTTTGTTATTTGGTCAATCAGGATTACTCAACGGTTCTTTTTTGGAAGACTATCCAAACTTATTACAAAGGGAGTATACATTTCTTGCAGCCAAGTATGCATTAACGCCTGTAAACAAAGCGCCTGATTTTTTACGTATGCGGCCGGCAAACTTTCCTACGGTGCGGTTGGCCCAACTGGCTGCGCTGGTCTACACAAGCTCACACCTTTTTTCAAAAATACTCGAAGTTACTTCTGTCACAGAACTGTACAGCCTTTTCAATACAACGGCAAACGACTACTGGCATTATCATTACACGTTTGATGAACCAACAACGTATAAACCAAAAAATCTTGGTAAGGCGATGATGAGTAACCTTATCATAAATACCATTGTACCGGTAATGTTTGCCTATGGCTTATACCATAAAAAGCAGGAGGTAAAAGAAACTGCTATCGGTTTTTTGCAGGCGTTGCCGGCAGAAACAAACAGTATACTCCATGAATGGAAAACGTTGGGTGTAAGTAACACAACCGCATTTGACTCCCAGGCATTGCTGGAACTAAAGCATGAATACTGCGACGGGCGTCATTGCTTACGCTGTGCAGTTGGTAACAGGCTTCTGAAGCAGGCGTAATTAAACAAAGCAAAAACG encodes the following:
- a CDS encoding Maf family nucleotide pyrophosphatase, whose amino-acid sequence is MNKIILASQSPRRKQLLEWAEVHFDIVIQPTDESFPASMPVEEVPVHIALHKAKAVQSLLTPAQQEQTILAADTVVVLDNRIIGKPQHRADAIAILAALSGNTHRVITGVVLVKATNVISFADITTVHFHQLTQEQITFYIDKYQPYDKAGAYAIQEWIGVVGIKSVEGDFYNVMGLPVSRVVQELAKL
- a CDS encoding DUF2851 family protein yields the protein MNERLLQFIWQFQYFNKDNLRCTDGRLLHIQHPGIPNTNQGPDFSAGSIMIDNIKWVGNIELHIKASDWYSHQHQHDKNYSNIILHVVWQNDVPLTGDSKRPVATLELEPLVPVMMLHYYERLMHAQGFVPCRKELPLLSAIGWLGWKERLVAERLQRKAAVVLDLFKESGNHWEEVFWWLLAGNFGVKVNAQLFEQVAKSIPLNILAKHKNQLIQIECLLFGQSGLLNGSFLEDYPNLLQREYTFLAAKYALTPVNKAPDFLRMRPANFPTVRLAQLAALVYTSSHLFSKILEVTSVTELYSLFNTTANDYWHYHYTFDEPTTYKPKNLGKAMMSNLIINTIVPVMFAYGLYHKKQEVKETAIGFLQALPAETNSILHEWKTLGVSNTTAFDSQALLELKHEYCDGRHCLRCAVGNRLLKQA